The genomic region GGACCGCGAGTCGTAGGGGGACGACATGGCGAGTGGGATCGATCCGTCTGGCCTGAGCCGGTCACTCGAAGAGGCGATGCGCCTCCTGAGCCAGGCAGGTGCCGCCACCTCGGCCCAACCGGTGGCCGACGACGACACGACGGTGCCGACCGACGAACAGATGGTGGGCCGGGGCGTCGGCGGAGGCGGGCTCGTCGAGGCGGAGGTCGGCGCGTACGGCGGCCTTCAGAGCCTCGTGATCGACCCGAGTCTGTCCCGCGCCGGCACCACCGCTATCGCCGAGTACGTCCTGGAGGCGGTCCAGGCGGCGCAGGCCGACGAGCGCGCCCGGCGGGCCGAGCTGACAGCGGCGGCCGGCGTCGACAGCGCGGCCCTCACCGAGCAGCTCGGACGGGTCTCCGAGGACGCCTTCCGTGGGTTCCAGCGGATGATCGGCGACCTCGACGCGGCGACCCGCCGGATGGATCGGCGCTGAGCCGATGGCCAACGGGATCGAGGTGGACCTCGACGCTCTGCGTGCCGCGGCGGATTCGCTCGCGGCCACCGGCCAGCAACTCGGCGCGGCGGTAAGCGGTCTGGAGTCGACTGTCAACGGGGCTGGCAGCCCGTGGGGTGCCGACGAGGCGGGCTCCCTGTTCGGTGCCGTGTACGTCGAGGTGCTGACGCACGCGCTCGACGTGTTCCGGTCGATGGGCGACCAGTTGTTGGAGACCTCCGCGAACCTCGACCAGTCCGCCGACGCGTACGAGGCGATCGACACCGCGAACTCCGAACTCTTCACCAGGATGGAGCTGCCCAGTGGGTATGCAGCTACCTCCTGAGCTGGCCGAAGCTCTGGGCTGGGTCGGTTTCACCTGGCCGATGGCCGACGAGGAGTTGCTGTTCGAGGCGTCGCAGATGTGGTTCGCGTTTGCCGGCAAGCTGCGTACGGCTGTCGGTGAGGCGCAGGCGGGCGCGGCGAAGGTCAGCGCGACCAACCGCGGGGAGGACGTCCGCGCGTTCGAGCAGGCATGGTACGGCGAGGAGGGCGCGCCGCGCCGGATGGAGGACGGCGCGCAGGCCGCCGAACTGATCGGCATGGCGTTGCTGGTGATGGCCATCATCACCCTGACGCAGAAGATCCTGGTGATCATCCAGCTGACGATCCTCGTCGTGCAGGTGGCGATCGCGCTCGCGGCGGCAGCCCCCAGCTTCGGTGCCTCGCTGGCCCAGATCCCGGTCTCGATCGGCCTGGCCCGGATGGCGATCCAGCGGATCATCAAGGAGGTCGTCGAGCGGGTCGTCAAGGAGATCATTCCGCAGTTGCTGAAGCGGGCGAAGACACTGCTGCGCAAGTTCACCCGCAAGGGCGGTGGGCGTAAGGGCCCTGGGGGTCCCCGCGTGCCCGGCCCGCACACGACGCCCCGCTACCACCACACGCAGCCGATGCTCGACAAGTACCGCAACGAGCACCTGCCCGGCGGGCACTTCCCGACGGCGGTGCGCCGGCTCACTCCGGAGCAACTCGAAGATCACCGGGTCTTCTTCGACAGCAACGGGGTCCTGCGCAGCGCCAAGAGCGGCGAGCCGTTCGACACGGCGAGCGCCCAGACGGTGTTCAGCGGCAACGGTCAGGCCATCTTCGTGATGGACCGCAACGGCAACCTGTACGCGTCCAACTACCAGAAGGTTGGCGACTTCCACCACTCGACGCTCGGCAACGGGCAGCCGGTCGCGGCGGCGGGCGAGCTGGTCGTGAAGGACGGTATGGTCCAGTACGCCACGGCGCGCAGCGGTCATTACCAGCCCGACGTGAGCCACATGGCCAATCTCGACGCCGAGTTCAAACGCAACGGCCTGGGTGGTGTTCCGATCCTGGGCTGGGACGGCGGCAGGATCTTCTAGGGGAGCAGAGATTCATGGGTACGGACAATTGGAAGGGCCACGTCAACGGGATCCTCTACGGGATCCAGTTCGACAGGGCGCTCGACGATTCGGTGGTGACCCGTGTCGCCGACGGGGTGGTCGGCGGGCTCTATCCGGGTGACCGGGCCGAGACGCTTGACGCGCTGGACCAGGCGCTGCGCTACTCGGGCCCCCTCAACGACCAGGCCGAGACGCCCCACAGCGAGGAGAGCATCCGCGCCTTCCTGGCTCAGCTTTCCACAGCCCTGAACGCCCGTACCCCTAGCTGATCAGGAGCGCCGCGACACCAGGTCGCCCGCGGCCCTCCTGATCGCCGAGCGCCGGCGGGCCGGGCTGTTGTACCAGCTGGCGAAGAGTGCCACGGCCAGGAGCAGTTCGGCGATGTCGCCGCCGTAGTACATGAGCTGCGCGGCGGAGCGGAACGCCTCCACGTCCGGGTCGGTGAGGCCGGGAGGCAGGCTGCCGGCGTTCGCGTAGAGATATTTGGCGAGCGCGGAGTGGCCGGCCGCCGCGCCGAGCAGCGCGCCGATCCGCACGGCCAGTCCGGGACGGCGCGGCGCCGGGTCCGGCCCGGCCAGCGACCAGGCGAGCAGGTACCCGGCGGCCACGTAGTGCAGGTGCACTGCGTGGTGCAGTGTGGGCTGCCGCTCGGCCGCCGCGTACAGCGGTGTGAGCAGCACCAGGGCCAGCCCACCGGTGCTGAGCAGCGCGGCGGTGACCGGGTGGGCGATCAGGTGCAGCGGGCGGGCACGCAGCAGCCGACCCACCGCCCGGCGTACCGACGGGGGTGCGACCCGCAGCAGCAACGTCACCGGGGCGCCGAGGACCAGCCCCAGCGGGGCCAGCATGCCGAGCAGCAGATGTTGCGCCATGTGCCCGCGCGGGTCGTCGGGGAGTTGGCCCAGCGGCCCGACGGCGACGGCCAGCAGTGCGCAGCCGACCAGCCAGGCGGCGCTGCGCCGATGGTCCCACCCGCGCGGGTCGCGGAACGCCGCCAGCAGATAGCCGCCCGCCAGCAGCACGACGGGGAGCAGCGGCAGCCAGCCCGGCCCGTCCGTACCGTGTCCGCCGTGCGCGACGACCGGGAGCATCGCCGGCCCGTCCGTCCCCGGCGCGGGCCAGCCCTGCGGGCCGGCAGGGACGACTGTCACCGGGGGCCGTCGCCTGCCCGACGGGATCGGGCCGACCACACGACGGCGACGCCGGCCAGCAGCAGCACCGCGCCGGCCACGTTCCACACCACGTCGTACGGCAGCAGGTGTACGCCGTAACGGATCTGGTGCACGCGGAACACCTTGTGGTCGACCAGCCCGTCGAAGAGTTGGAACCCTCCGGCGCCGAGCAGGAAGCCGCCCCACGTCAGCCGGGTCGACAGTGCGCGCCGTCGGCGCAGGTCGGCGAACCAGAAGAAGCCCCCGACCAGAGCGATCAGCTCGGCGGCGTGCAGCAGCCCGTCCGAGAGCAGCGCGATCGACGGGGTGGACCGGTCGTAGAAGTGGTGCCAGCCCAGCAACTGATGGAAGACGATCTCGTCCACCGCCGCCATGATCGCAATGCCGATCAGGACGCCGGCGAGCGTGGAGGAACGACCGTCCGGCACGTCGACGGTGCGCCTCCTCGGCAGGCTGGAACCGACCACGACACACCTCACATCCACGTCGGTGCGGAAATACCCCGGACCGGCCGATCCATGCCCACCGGAGCCGATGCGGCGGGCGACATCCCCCGTTTCGTGTCACCGGCACGGCTCGCGGCATGATCATGGAGCTGGGCGGGCGTACGCCTCGTCGGCAGCGGAACCAGAGAAGGAGGTGCCCCGTGCCGGACGCGGACGAACTGGTCGCCAACGCGCTCGCGGCGGTGCGCGGCACCGACGTACGGCTGGCCGAACGGCAGCTGGACCACCTGATGGTCGGCACCGGCGCGACGGACGGCACCACGGCGGTCGACGCCGCTCTGCTGCGTCGCCTGGTCCGTGGCGTGGCGCGACTCTGGCCGCGTGGTTGGCAGCCGGTCGACGTGGACCGGATCACCAGCCGGCGGCTGGACGCGCGTGCCGCCCGGCTGGTCCGTGACGCGATGGCCGCGCAGCGGCGCGACCAGGCCGAACCGGTTCCGGCGTGGTGGGACGAGCAGTTGCGCGAGCTGGCCGCCGAGGCGCGGTCGGACAACGACCGAGGCGTGCTGGCCGCCTGGTCGGCGCGGGAAGGGCTGGACCGGGCCGACGCCCTGCGCACGGCCGTGGACGCCCTCGCACTTGTGGAGAGCCTGCCGCCGATCGCGGTGCTGCGCCCGCCACCCGGCTCGGCCGGTGCCGCGACGGCCCGACCTGCGGGTACGGCACGCAGCGGGTCGCCGATGCTCGACCGGGTACGGGCGCTGCTG from Micromonospora profundi harbors:
- a CDS encoding WXG100-like domain-containing protein, translating into MQLPPELAEALGWVGFTWPMADEELLFEASQMWFAFAGKLRTAVGEAQAGAAKVSATNRGEDVRAFEQAWYGEEGAPRRMEDGAQAAELIGMALLVMAIITLTQKILVIIQLTILVVQVAIALAAAAPSFGASLAQIPVSIGLARMAIQRIIKEVVERVVKEIIPQLLKRAKTLLRKFTRKGGGRKGPGGPRVPGPHTTPRYHHTQPMLDKYRNEHLPGGHFPTAVRRLTPEQLEDHRVFFDSNGVLRSAKSGEPFDTASAQTVFSGNGQAIFVMDRNGNLYASNYQKVGDFHHSTLGNGQPVAAAGELVVKDGMVQYATARSGHYQPDVSHMANLDAEFKRNGLGGVPILGWDGGRIF
- a CDS encoding WXG100 family type VII secretion target, with amino-acid sequence MANGIEVDLDALRAAADSLAATGQQLGAAVSGLESTVNGAGSPWGADEAGSLFGAVYVEVLTHALDVFRSMGDQLLETSANLDQSADAYEAIDTANSELFTRMELPSGYAATS
- a CDS encoding DUF2243 domain-containing protein; its protein translation is MVGSSLPRRRTVDVPDGRSSTLAGVLIGIAIMAAVDEIVFHQLLGWHHFYDRSTPSIALLSDGLLHAAELIALVGGFFWFADLRRRRALSTRLTWGGFLLGAGGFQLFDGLVDHKVFRVHQIRYGVHLLPYDVVWNVAGAVLLLAGVAVVWSARSRRAGDGPR
- a CDS encoding YbaB/EbfC family nucleoid-associated protein, producing the protein MASGIDPSGLSRSLEEAMRLLSQAGAATSAQPVADDDTTVPTDEQMVGRGVGGGGLVEAEVGAYGGLQSLVIDPSLSRAGTTAIAEYVLEAVQAAQADERARRAELTAAAGVDSAALTEQLGRVSEDAFRGFQRMIGDLDAATRRMDRR
- a CDS encoding cytochrome c oxidase assembly protein, producing the protein MTVVPAGPQGWPAPGTDGPAMLPVVAHGGHGTDGPGWLPLLPVVLLAGGYLLAAFRDPRGWDHRRSAAWLVGCALLAVAVGPLGQLPDDPRGHMAQHLLLGMLAPLGLVLGAPVTLLLRVAPPSVRRAVGRLLRARPLHLIAHPVTAALLSTGGLALVLLTPLYAAAERQPTLHHAVHLHYVAAGYLLAWSLAGPDPAPRRPGLAVRIGALLGAAAGHSALAKYLYANAGSLPPGLTDPDVEAFRSAAQLMYYGGDIAELLLAVALFASWYNSPARRRSAIRRAAGDLVSRRS